A genomic region of Gemmata massiliana contains the following coding sequences:
- a CDS encoding sigma-70 family RNA polymerase sigma factor codes for MDEEQTTAVVQRYLDELAGGAPAEPVVRALLDRAVRRLHQLCATLLYRGYPRLTQPPLNVQADEMLGAVAERLLKALREARPANVRQFFALAGQHTRWELNDLARRLDEQPRAVELPDGTFPAPTTSDSGLSPIGRRMIEAIDALPEDEREVFDLVRVQGLTQVEAAEVLGVVPKTVKRRLDRGLRLLTERLGDLRPGAPDSG; via the coding sequence GTGGACGAGGAGCAGACGACCGCCGTCGTCCAGCGCTACCTGGACGAACTGGCAGGCGGCGCGCCGGCCGAACCGGTCGTTCGGGCACTTCTCGATCGGGCCGTGCGCCGGCTGCACCAGTTGTGCGCCACGCTGCTCTACCGCGGCTACCCGCGGCTGACTCAACCGCCGCTGAACGTACAAGCGGACGAAATGCTCGGGGCTGTGGCCGAACGGCTGCTCAAGGCGCTGCGTGAGGCCCGGCCCGCGAACGTCCGCCAGTTCTTCGCACTGGCCGGTCAGCACACGCGGTGGGAACTCAATGACCTGGCCCGACGCTTAGATGAACAGCCGCGTGCCGTGGAACTGCCCGACGGAACCTTCCCGGCACCGACCACGAGCGATTCCGGTTTGTCCCCGATCGGCCGGCGTATGATCGAGGCGATCGACGCCTTGCCAGAAGACGAGCGGGAAGTGTTCGATCTGGTTCGGGTGCAAGGGCTGACCCAGGTCGAAGCCGCTGAGGTACTCGGCGTCGTGCCCAAAACGGTGAAGCGGCGCCTGGACCGGGGGCTGCGGTTACTGACGGAGCGATTGGGTGACCTGCGTCCGGGCGCGCCCGATTCCGGATGA
- a CDS encoding hydrolase — protein MSQETGRPKLSEKGLLTPDNCVLALIDLQPQMLFGVANFDRQAVINNNVALAKAARVFGVPVVLSTVETKTFSGNTWPQVLAALGNPVPIERTSMNSWDDENFVAAVRKSGRKKIVLAGLWTETCVALPTVQAIHDGYEVYVVEDCCGDVSQLAHDNAMKRVVQAGAKPVTALSVTLEWQRDWAHRGTYDAVMDIAKTHFGAYGVGVEYAYTMVHGTPPTALPAYVVPAASHK, from the coding sequence ATGTCCCAAGAAACCGGCCGACCGAAACTCAGCGAAAAGGGGTTGCTGACCCCGGACAACTGCGTTCTCGCGCTCATCGACCTCCAGCCGCAGATGCTGTTCGGCGTCGCGAACTTCGACCGACAGGCGGTCATCAACAACAACGTCGCTTTGGCGAAAGCGGCGCGGGTGTTCGGCGTGCCGGTCGTCCTCTCGACGGTCGAGACAAAAACTTTCAGCGGGAACACGTGGCCGCAGGTTCTGGCCGCCCTCGGCAACCCGGTCCCGATCGAGCGCACCAGCATGAACTCCTGGGACGACGAGAATTTCGTCGCCGCGGTCCGAAAGAGCGGGCGCAAGAAGATCGTTCTGGCCGGTCTCTGGACCGAAACCTGCGTCGCCCTGCCGACGGTCCAGGCGATCCACGACGGGTACGAGGTGTACGTCGTCGAGGACTGCTGCGGGGACGTGAGCCAGCTCGCCCACGACAACGCGATGAAGCGGGTCGTCCAGGCCGGGGCGAAGCCGGTGACCGCCCTCTCGGTAACGCTCGAGTGGCAGCGGGACTGGGCGCACCGGGGCACCTACGACGCGGTCATGGACATCGCGAAGACCCACTTCGGGGCATACGGGGTGGGTGTCGAGTACGCATACACGATGGTTCACGGAACCCCGCCGACGGCACTACCCGCGTATGTCGTCCCGGCCGCCTCGCACAAGTAA
- a CDS encoding amidohydrolase has protein sequence MSAPELILHNGKVTTNGTPSETAAVAFAGGRVVAVGTDADVLKLRGPATTVIDLDGRRAVPGLNDSHLHLIRGGLNFNLELRWDGVPSLADALRMLKEQAKRTPPPQWVRVIGGWNEFQFAERRMPTLAEINAVSPDTPVFILHLYDRAILNAAALRAVGYTKDTPEPPGGEIQRDKQGNPTGILIARPNAMILYHTLALGPKLPPSYQLNSTRQFMRELNRLGVTSAIDAGGGFQNYPDDYAIIEDLHRRGEMTVRVAYNLFTQKPKGEFEDFSKWVGATKPGAGSDYYRMNGAGEMLVFSAADFEDFLEPRPDLAPAMEGELHRVVKLLAEHRWPFRLHATYDESIGRFLDVFEAVNREVPFNGLRWFFDHAETVTERNLERIRALGGGIAVQHRMAFQGEYFVGRYGTEAAEHTPPTAKMLSMGIPVGAGTDATRVASYNPWVSLSWLVTGKTVGGLALYSEANRLDRATALRLYTQGSAWMSGEEDNKGALTVGQLGDLAVLSADYFRVPEAEIRGIESVLTVVGGKVVYAAEPFAAHGPAPLPVTPDWSPVAAYGGYYAGGPQAGTSSAHRCSVACSVGTRVHGLLHRLFGPVPPPGEVPFWGTGGCSCWAF, from the coding sequence ATGAGCGCGCCGGAGCTGATACTACACAACGGAAAGGTCACTACGAACGGTACACCCTCCGAGACCGCGGCCGTCGCGTTCGCCGGCGGGCGGGTCGTTGCGGTCGGTACCGACGCCGATGTCCTCAAGCTCCGAGGACCCGCCACGACGGTCATCGACCTGGACGGTCGGCGCGCGGTTCCCGGACTCAACGACTCGCACCTGCACCTGATCCGCGGCGGGCTCAATTTCAACCTCGAACTCCGCTGGGACGGGGTGCCGTCGCTCGCGGACGCGCTCCGGATGCTCAAGGAGCAAGCGAAGCGGACACCGCCCCCGCAGTGGGTGCGCGTGATCGGCGGGTGGAACGAGTTCCAGTTCGCCGAGCGACGGATGCCGACCCTCGCCGAGATCAACGCCGTCTCGCCCGACACGCCGGTGTTCATCCTCCACCTGTACGATCGGGCGATCCTGAACGCGGCCGCGCTGCGGGCCGTCGGGTACACGAAGGACACGCCCGAGCCACCCGGCGGTGAGATCCAGCGCGACAAACAGGGTAACCCGACCGGCATCCTGATCGCCCGGCCGAACGCGATGATCCTGTATCACACGCTGGCGCTGGGGCCGAAGCTGCCGCCGTCGTACCAACTGAACTCGACCCGCCAGTTCATGCGCGAGTTGAACCGCCTCGGGGTCACGAGCGCGATCGACGCCGGGGGCGGGTTCCAGAACTACCCGGACGACTACGCCATCATCGAAGACCTGCACCGGCGGGGCGAGATGACTGTGCGGGTCGCGTACAACCTGTTCACCCAGAAGCCAAAGGGCGAGTTCGAGGACTTCTCGAAGTGGGTCGGGGCGACGAAACCGGGCGCGGGGAGCGACTACTATCGGATGAACGGCGCGGGCGAGATGCTCGTCTTTTCCGCTGCCGACTTCGAGGACTTCCTCGAACCCCGCCCGGACCTCGCGCCGGCGATGGAGGGCGAACTCCACCGCGTGGTGAAGCTCCTCGCCGAGCACCGCTGGCCGTTCCGCCTCCACGCCACCTACGACGAGTCGATCGGCCGGTTCCTCGACGTGTTCGAGGCCGTAAACCGCGAGGTGCCGTTTAACGGCCTCCGCTGGTTCTTTGACCACGCCGAGACGGTGACCGAGCGGAACCTCGAACGGATCCGGGCGCTCGGCGGCGGGATCGCGGTGCAACACCGGATGGCGTTCCAGGGCGAGTATTTCGTTGGGCGGTACGGTACGGAGGCGGCCGAGCACACGCCGCCGACCGCGAAGATGCTCTCGATGGGCATCCCGGTCGGTGCCGGCACCGACGCGACCCGGGTGGCGAGTTATAACCCGTGGGTGTCCCTGTCCTGGCTGGTGACCGGGAAGACCGTGGGCGGCCTGGCCCTCTACTCGGAAGCGAACCGGCTCGACCGAGCAACGGCCCTCCGCCTGTACACGCAGGGCTCTGCGTGGATGTCGGGCGAGGAGGACAACAAGGGCGCACTGACCGTCGGTCAACTGGGCGATCTGGCCGTGTTGTCTGCGGATTACTTTCGAGTGCCGGAGGCGGAGATTCGGGGGATCGAGTCGGTACTGACGGTGGTCGGCGGGAAGGTGGTGTACGCGGCCGAACCGTTCGCCGCGCACGGCCCGGCGCCGCTCCCGGTTACGCCGGACTGGTCCCCGGTCGCCGCGTATGGCGGGTACTACGCGGGTGGTCCACAGGCGGGTACGTCGAGTGCTCACCGGTGCTCGGTCGCGTGCTCGGTTGGAACGCGCGTGCACGGCCTGCTCCACCGACTCTTCGGCCCGGTCCCTCCGCCCGGCGAGGTTCCGTTCTGGGGCACCGGCGGGTGCTCGTGTTGGGCCTTTTAG
- a CDS encoding M17 family peptidase N-terminal domain-containing protein has product MNLLTRSLRLLLIATVVASPTARAETPTKPPAETKLAGPDGLSVMVRMQGPYDADVPLQVVCYFKRTADSDKKMAGAPVELDKRLGGLIGSLRARGEFAGDDLETLLVDVPEGTIKPKRLLLIGIGDEAALTLDKMERVGRTALREAARVEATRVAFAPLIRDQGNDKLKTGDVEVAVVRGMLLGYDTERRLQKQGFAKAFTLEEWVVEAGPTYYDETVTGVKSAITQAADAVNVRSTRPYSTKSK; this is encoded by the coding sequence GTGAACTTGCTCACTCGATCGCTCCGCCTCTTGCTTATCGCGACTGTAGTCGCCTCACCAACGGCGCGAGCGGAGACTCCGACCAAACCGCCGGCCGAGACGAAGCTGGCCGGACCGGACGGGCTGTCCGTTATGGTCCGAATGCAGGGGCCTTACGACGCCGACGTACCGCTCCAGGTGGTCTGCTATTTCAAGCGGACGGCCGACTCGGACAAGAAGATGGCCGGGGCACCGGTCGAACTCGACAAGCGGCTCGGTGGCTTGATCGGTTCGCTGCGCGCCCGCGGGGAATTCGCCGGCGACGACCTGGAAACGCTCCTCGTTGACGTGCCCGAGGGGACGATCAAGCCGAAGCGCCTGCTCCTCATCGGGATCGGGGACGAGGCCGCGCTCACCCTCGACAAGATGGAGCGCGTGGGGCGAACCGCGCTGCGTGAGGCGGCTCGGGTCGAGGCAACTCGGGTGGCGTTCGCCCCACTCATTCGCGACCAGGGGAACGACAAGCTCAAGACCGGGGACGTGGAGGTCGCCGTTGTCCGTGGCATGCTCCTCGGCTACGACACCGAGCGGCGGTTACAGAAGCAGGGGTTCGCGAAGGCGTTCACCCTGGAAGAGTGGGTGGTGGAGGCCGGCCCGACCTATTACGACGAGACGGTAACCGGTGTGAAATCGGCGATCACCCAAGCTGCCGACGCGGTCAATGTCCGAAGCACGAGGCCGTACTCCACGAAGAGCAAGTAA
- a CDS encoding transposase, which translates to MRPQSYPGAVTDEPRRLIEPHAPVYPGGRPRTTDPRVVVEAVCPILRTGCPWRDLPKDFPPKSTV; encoded by the coding sequence GTGAGACCCCAATCGTACCCCGGTGCCGTTACCGACGAGCCGCGGAGGTTAATCGAGCCTCACGCCCCGGTGTACCCGGGCGGGCGGCCTCGCACGACCGATCCGCGTGTGGTGGTCGAGGCCGTGTGCCCCATCTTGCGGACCGGGTGCCCGTGGCGCGACCTGCCCAAGGACTTCCCGCCCAAGAGTACGGTGTGA